The DNA sequence GCATGCTCGAAGACGAGCTGGGCCGGTTCTTCGGCGGCTACCTGGTGCATTACGGGCCTTCGGCGCAGACGCCGCCGTCGGCACCGCAGGTCCAGCGCAACGTCCGCCTGGGAGCGCCATTGCCCGGAGTAGAGATTGTCTGCGAAGAGCAGGCCTGGCCCTTGAGCGAGCACGCCGCCGACGTGGTGGTGATGCAGCACGGCCTGGATTTCTGCCTGTCGCCCCACGGCTTGCTGCGTGAAGCCGCCAGCAGCGTGCGTCCCGGCGGGCATCTGTTGATCATCGGCATCAACCCCTGGAGCAGTTGGGGGTTGCGTCACGTGTTCGCCCACGATGCCTTGCGCCAGGCTCGCTGCATCTCGGCCTCGCGGGTCGGCGACTGGCTGAACCTGCTGGGCTTCGCGCTGGAGAAACGCCGCTTCGGGTGCTATCGTCCGCCGCTTGCGTCGCCCAAGTGGCAGGCCCGCCTGGCCGGTTGGGAGCGCAAGGCCGGTGACTGGCAGTTGTCCGGCGGTGGTTTCTATTTGCTGGTGGCGCGCAAGATCGCGGTCGGGCTGCGTCCGGTTCGTCAGGCGCGACGCGAGCCGATGGGCAAGCTGATCCCTTTGCCAATGGCCAAGGTCAATCGTCGCCACATCGAGCCGTAACCCCTTTTCTGATGGCCTGCCGATATTTCGGCTTCGGGCGTTGTCGCCCCGATCGGCAGGCCTTTGCATTTTTTCTGGATAGATTGGCATGAGCGATAGCGTAGAACTCTTCACT is a window from the Pseudomonas brassicacearum genome containing:
- a CDS encoding class I SAM-dependent methyltransferase, whose amino-acid sequence is MTDEAFAQADPDWLALISAAREWLSGPVGQFLLEEERRMLEDELGRFFGGYLVHYGPSAQTPPSAPQVQRNVRLGAPLPGVEIVCEEQAWPLSEHAADVVVMQHGLDFCLSPHGLLREAASSVRPGGHLLIIGINPWSSWGLRHVFAHDALRQARCISASRVGDWLNLLGFALEKRRFGCYRPPLASPKWQARLAGWERKAGDWQLSGGGFYLLVARKIAVGLRPVRQARREPMGKLIPLPMAKVNRRHIEP